A part of Rhizobium lusitanum genomic DNA contains:
- a CDS encoding hybrid sensor histidine kinase/response regulator has product MRLFHLAWFSIPAAIAAICIGVVAYNWSAIRAEYVLWDSASARNPLYFYKPTAQAVRELEAVRLDLKMIADGSAGEPDGLSFDIDVFTSGIDIILRPSDLNDGYRKLPGFSEDGASLAKFVADVLPAIKPGLSSADAQTLLPKLEDISDALDRISKAAWDQDSDLKEKSFETIQAGHVIILVIAGLLVCAILSFVIISVFYWWAIMAKTRALAAAEAAVADKISFLAMVSHELRTPLQVIVSALDVLERPQEVKVRSELTARIRRAANSLAVQLRDMLTLARAQTGYIELQPGVFEAGELVREVVENYQAAAKAKHLELRQTGPDEAVFVVADSERIAQLLHNLVSNAVKYTPTGYVQVDLAPFDEMAGELALRVMDTGPGLPPRVIENSVDAKGLSSLGSGRGIGLSVVQTLLRQLGARMTISSPPGGGSIFDLAIPAVPAADRSYETSDAQKRVLVVDDHPDLLKSLSSVFEELGFVTHMAPSGMTALNFLAAHTYSVIFIDLDMPIMTGSALAAQIRKTDLHHKTKLVAMSAAHHGSKHDLSLFDAVLNKPIRRQQLLTIMQF; this is encoded by the coding sequence ATGAGATTATTCCATCTGGCGTGGTTCAGCATTCCCGCAGCAATTGCAGCCATATGCATCGGCGTCGTGGCGTACAATTGGAGCGCCATAAGAGCGGAATACGTGCTTTGGGATTCCGCCAGCGCCAGGAACCCGTTATATTTCTACAAGCCGACCGCGCAGGCGGTGAGGGAGCTTGAAGCCGTCAGGCTGGATTTGAAGATGATTGCCGATGGATCTGCCGGTGAACCGGATGGGCTCTCATTTGACATCGATGTCTTTACATCTGGCATCGATATCATACTACGGCCCTCCGATCTGAACGACGGATATAGGAAGCTTCCCGGCTTTTCCGAGGATGGAGCCTCCCTGGCAAAATTCGTGGCAGATGTCCTTCCTGCGATTAAGCCCGGTCTGTCATCGGCGGATGCACAGACGTTGTTGCCCAAACTGGAAGATATATCCGATGCTTTGGATAGGATATCAAAAGCGGCCTGGGATCAGGATAGCGACCTGAAGGAAAAGTCCTTCGAGACCATCCAGGCAGGGCACGTCATTATTCTCGTGATTGCGGGACTGTTGGTTTGCGCAATTCTGTCCTTTGTTATCATTTCGGTATTTTACTGGTGGGCGATCATGGCGAAGACGCGCGCCTTGGCGGCTGCTGAAGCGGCGGTCGCAGACAAGATCAGCTTCCTCGCGATGGTCAGCCACGAACTCAGAACCCCGCTTCAGGTCATCGTCTCGGCGTTGGACGTGCTGGAACGACCTCAAGAGGTGAAAGTCCGGAGCGAGTTAACCGCGCGCATCCGCCGGGCGGCCAACAGCCTGGCGGTCCAGCTTCGCGACATGCTGACGCTGGCTCGTGCTCAAACCGGATATATCGAGCTGCAACCGGGCGTGTTTGAGGCCGGTGAGCTCGTTCGGGAGGTGGTGGAAAATTATCAAGCTGCGGCAAAGGCCAAGCATCTGGAGCTGCGGCAAACAGGCCCAGATGAGGCCGTTTTCGTGGTTGCGGATAGCGAGCGCATTGCGCAGTTGTTGCATAACCTCGTTTCAAATGCGGTCAAATATACGCCCACCGGCTATGTTCAGGTCGATCTCGCACCATTTGATGAGATGGCGGGCGAATTGGCGCTGCGTGTGATGGATACCGGCCCTGGATTGCCGCCACGGGTCATCGAGAACAGCGTCGATGCGAAGGGGCTTTCCAGCCTCGGCAGCGGGCGAGGTATTGGCTTGTCGGTTGTCCAGACTTTGCTGCGGCAGCTTGGTGCGCGCATGACAATCAGCAGCCCGCCAGGCGGCGGTAGCATATTTGATCTTGCAATCCCCGCGGTTCCAGCGGCGGACCGTTCATACGAGACGTCCGATGCTCAGAAGCGGGTGCTCGTCGTTGACGACCATCCTGACCTTTTGAAAAGCCTTTCAAGTGTGTTTGAAGAGCTTGGATTTGTGACCCATATGGCTCCCTCTGGTATGACAGCGCTGAATTTTCTGGCCGCACACACCTATTCGGTCATCTTCATTGATCTCGACATGCCGATCATGACCGGATCGGCTCTGGCGGCGCAGATCCGCAAGACGGATTTGCACCATAAGACCAAGCTTGTTGCAATGTCAGCCGCACATCACGGTTCGAAGCACGATCTGTCTCTCTTCGACGCGGTCTTGAACAAGCCGATACGCCGGCAGCAATTGCTGACGATCATGCAGTTTTGA
- a CDS encoding 2OG-Fe(II) oxygenase, with protein MEVLKVDRRDAADVLTQGNAAIIDDFLDAETSNEFSRAAIESWKRNSDPGTGWNLCIKSGDINRRIPTSKLASNENIKRIFDACSFDPFRYWYYSCFASPGKIPASHSLNVHLIKEIETALLKAGLKEICDNVQIDVGAVEPRFSITSFDPLSFIDPHSDFLKEGKGHYIITVLYYLAGPSDEEYGGELVFSRTVPAAKIKPIQNRLVLFRPSADSIHHVVPNSSSGNYRLAFSGWFAQP; from the coding sequence ATGGAAGTGCTTAAGGTTGACCGGCGCGATGCAGCTGATGTGTTAACTCAGGGTAACGCGGCAATTATTGATGACTTTTTAGACGCCGAGACAAGCAATGAATTCTCACGAGCGGCGATTGAGAGTTGGAAGCGGAATAGTGATCCCGGAACAGGGTGGAATCTGTGTATTAAAAGTGGTGATATCAATCGTAGAATACCGACTTCAAAGCTTGCGTCTAACGAAAATATCAAGCGCATTTTCGATGCCTGCTCTTTTGATCCATTTCGATATTGGTACTACTCGTGCTTCGCATCGCCGGGGAAAATTCCCGCGTCACACAGCTTAAATGTTCACCTTATTAAAGAGATAGAGACAGCTTTACTTAAAGCCGGACTTAAAGAGATATGCGACAACGTTCAGATCGATGTAGGGGCGGTTGAACCGCGGTTTTCTATAACGTCGTTTGATCCCCTATCATTCATTGACCCTCACAGCGACTTTTTGAAGGAGGGAAAAGGCCATTATATTATTACAGTGTTGTACTATCTTGCAGGTCCATCAGATGAGGAGTACGGCGGCGAACTTGTGTTTAGTAGAACGGTGCCGGCGGCTAAAATCAAACCAATACAAAATAGGTTGGTTTTATTTCGACCCTCCGCGGACTCGATCCATCACGTAGTACCCAATTCGTCCTCAGGCAATTATCGCTTGGCGTTTTCGGGTTGGTTCGCTCAGCCTTAG
- a CDS encoding helix-turn-helix domain-containing protein, which translates to MSEIRSDHPEGEAGLAAQCIAALLTRHGIPKYRFAVTVSEILGLSYSSANRRLTANASWSLEELKRVAEHFNETLEELITLNSADALLDASIVIDNHIVPCRIRLGDVVGQVPPGTLVAAEIDGAWRVMPTDARSIIPAHAVTRLLIEPTVSRRRVAILDDHADTAETIVHYMEMAGLDAVAFNDPQALQDHADFDAYVLDWIIERDARRQTALELVENIRARNALCPIIILTGQIRTGNADEENIAAALARHNLKFFTKPASMPILLAALNSSFKTA; encoded by the coding sequence ATGTCCGAAATACGCTCAGATCATCCCGAAGGCGAAGCCGGCCTCGCCGCACAATGCATCGCGGCCCTGCTAACCCGACACGGCATTCCAAAGTACCGTTTTGCGGTCACCGTTTCCGAAATCCTCGGGCTTTCCTATTCTTCCGCAAATCGCCGCTTGACGGCGAATGCCTCGTGGTCGCTCGAAGAATTGAAGCGTGTCGCCGAGCATTTCAACGAAACGCTGGAAGAGCTCATCACGCTCAATAGTGCAGATGCCCTGCTCGATGCTTCCATTGTCATTGACAACCATATCGTGCCCTGCCGGATCCGGTTGGGAGATGTCGTTGGGCAGGTGCCTCCGGGAACACTGGTTGCCGCCGAGATCGATGGCGCGTGGCGTGTGATGCCCACTGACGCCAGATCGATCATCCCGGCGCACGCCGTCACCCGTCTGTTGATCGAACCGACTGTCTCTCGTCGTCGGGTCGCCATTCTCGACGACCACGCCGATACTGCGGAAACCATCGTGCACTATATGGAAATGGCGGGCCTTGATGCGGTCGCGTTTAACGATCCTCAAGCCTTGCAGGACCATGCCGACTTCGATGCCTATGTGCTCGACTGGATTATTGAGCGAGACGCACGCCGCCAAACCGCGCTGGAGTTGGTCGAGAACATTCGCGCCCGCAATGCCCTTTGCCCGATCATCATCCTGACGGGGCAGATCAGGACAGGCAATGCCGACGAAGAGAATATCGCCGCGGCTCTGGCACGGCACAATTTGAAATTCTTCACCAAACCGGCGAGCATGCCGATCCTCCTCGCCGCTTTGAACTCGAGCTTCAAAACTGCATGA
- a CDS encoding oxidoreductase: MSKKLVIALGLLLVGMWLSGDIANAATHIPKGCKPDVFLTISGKIGRTTNSANNAYEMSEREFLALPTSTVTTSTPWTPKSNFTGPLLSKVLSEVGATGRTLRLTALDDFSVEVDANYLEKYGTILATSKDGVRLTIRDFGPVFVMYPRDSFREELNTPAASSYLVWQLCGIDVE, from the coding sequence ATGTCCAAAAAGTTAGTAATTGCGCTCGGATTGTTGTTGGTCGGCATGTGGTTGAGTGGAGACATCGCGAACGCGGCGACCCATATTCCGAAGGGATGCAAGCCGGATGTCTTCCTGACGATATCAGGCAAAATTGGTAGAACAACGAACAGCGCCAACAATGCCTATGAGATGTCCGAACGCGAGTTTCTCGCTCTGCCGACATCGACGGTGACGACATCGACGCCATGGACTCCCAAAAGCAACTTCACCGGTCCTCTATTGAGCAAGGTATTGAGCGAGGTCGGCGCGACGGGAAGGACACTGCGCCTTACCGCGCTCGATGACTTCAGCGTAGAGGTGGATGCCAACTATCTGGAGAAGTACGGCACGATCCTTGCGACCAGCAAGGACGGGGTCCGGCTGACGATTAGAGATTTCGGACCGGTCTTCGTCATGTATCCTCGCGACAGTTTCAGGGAAGAACTGAACACGCCAGCTGCGTCGTCATACCTCGTCTGGCAGCTATGCGGGATAGACGTGGAATGA